A portion of the Pseudarthrobacter sp. L1SW genome contains these proteins:
- a CDS encoding FAD/NAD(P)-binding protein, translating into MPANIPAVVFVGGGPRTAGVLERLAANRPELFSGPLELHVVEPHVPGSGRIWRYDQHPGLLLNSMAADITMFTDASVACEGPARPGPNLAEWAAGVLDGSITDVPDFPHTLREQLRSLTGSTFPTRQLQSQYLEWFYRRAAKSLGRSITVHRTVAVDVSALDAGGHAVALANGRTLHADILVTALGHTDSRPDAASEAWANFAARHGGYHAAPGYTTDVDYSPIAPGQDVIVAGMGLAFVDLLVLLMEGRGGRFEEASDGGLRYLPSGREPRLWAGSRRGVPYHSKISSTLRGEAPGPLRFLTSAAVEALLERHGELDFRRDLWPLIAKEAGYGYYREILTGRPALAAMDWDEFAARYAALDWYSAAREELVAAAVPDAGLHLDLERLDRPFAGRSFAGHQDAQDAVARYIEHDLALRDSPDHPETLALFLALLHVYMEVGRVVPQERLNARSQQTVHGWWHGFFSFADSGPPPHRLRQMLALHRAGLLNFLGPGLGISTDEAAGTFLASSPQSPVTVTAKAFIEARLPATSVARSLNPFLESLHRNGLGTEQRLLTADGIHSTGKLLVTSRHQLVDAQGQPRTSVFGIGPGTSGWGAAAFARPGTNAAPFRENDALARTILSVARGLAAEASATPSAEPAAVGKN; encoded by the coding sequence ATGCCAGCGAACATCCCGGCCGTCGTATTCGTCGGCGGCGGACCCCGCACGGCCGGTGTGCTTGAGCGGCTCGCCGCGAACCGTCCGGAACTCTTCAGCGGGCCGCTGGAACTCCACGTCGTCGAGCCGCACGTTCCCGGTTCCGGCCGCATCTGGCGCTACGACCAGCATCCCGGCCTCCTGCTCAACTCCATGGCGGCGGACATCACCATGTTTACCGACGCCTCGGTGGCCTGCGAGGGCCCGGCCCGCCCGGGTCCCAACCTGGCCGAATGGGCCGCCGGCGTGCTGGACGGGTCCATCACGGACGTGCCGGACTTCCCGCACACCCTGCGGGAGCAGCTGCGCTCGCTCACCGGCTCCACGTTCCCCACCCGCCAGCTGCAGAGCCAGTACCTGGAGTGGTTCTACCGTCGCGCGGCGAAGTCCCTTGGCCGCAGCATCACCGTCCACCGGACCGTGGCCGTGGACGTCTCCGCGCTTGATGCCGGCGGCCATGCTGTGGCGTTGGCCAACGGCCGGACCCTGCACGCGGACATCCTGGTCACGGCCCTGGGCCACACCGACTCCCGTCCGGATGCCGCCTCCGAAGCCTGGGCCAACTTCGCCGCACGTCACGGCGGCTACCACGCGGCACCCGGCTACACCACCGACGTCGACTACTCACCCATCGCCCCCGGGCAGGACGTCATCGTGGCGGGCATGGGGCTGGCCTTCGTTGACCTCCTGGTCCTCCTGATGGAGGGACGCGGCGGACGGTTCGAGGAGGCGTCCGACGGCGGGCTGCGCTACCTTCCCTCGGGCCGGGAACCACGGCTGTGGGCGGGGTCGCGGCGGGGAGTGCCGTACCACTCCAAGATCTCCTCAACCCTGCGGGGCGAGGCTCCCGGGCCCTTGCGGTTCCTGACCTCCGCCGCAGTGGAGGCGCTGCTGGAGCGGCACGGGGAACTGGATTTCCGGCGGGACCTGTGGCCGCTGATCGCCAAGGAAGCCGGGTACGGCTACTACCGGGAGATCCTGACAGGCCGCCCTGCGCTGGCCGCCATGGACTGGGATGAATTTGCCGCCCGGTACGCTGCCCTGGACTGGTACAGCGCAGCCCGTGAAGAACTCGTGGCCGCTGCCGTACCCGACGCCGGCCTGCACCTTGACCTGGAGCGACTGGACCGGCCTTTCGCCGGCCGCAGCTTTGCGGGCCACCAGGACGCGCAGGACGCGGTGGCCCGGTACATCGAGCACGATCTTGCCCTGCGGGACAGCCCGGACCACCCCGAAACGCTGGCACTCTTCCTCGCCCTGCTGCACGTGTACATGGAGGTGGGCCGGGTTGTCCCCCAGGAACGGCTCAACGCCCGGTCCCAGCAGACGGTCCACGGCTGGTGGCATGGCTTCTTCAGCTTCGCGGACTCCGGGCCGCCGCCGCATAGGCTCCGGCAGATGCTGGCACTGCACCGGGCCGGGCTGCTGAACTTCCTGGGGCCGGGCCTTGGGATCTCCACCGATGAGGCCGCCGGCACGTTCCTGGCCAGTTCCCCGCAGTCCCCGGTGACGGTGACAGCGAAGGCTTTCATCGAAGCGCGGCTCCCTGCCACGTCCGTGGCGCGCTCGCTCAACCCGTTTCTCGAGTCCCTGCACCGGAACGGCCTGGGCACGGAGCAGCGGCTGCTCACGGCGGACGGCATCCACTCCACCGGGAAGCTGCTGGTCACGTCCCGGCACCAATTGGTGGACGCGCAAGGGCAGCCCCGCACCTCGGTTTTCGGCATAGGTCCGGGGACGTCCGGCTGGGGTGCCGCCGCCTTCGCCCGGCCAGGCACCAATGCCGCACCCTTCCGCGAGAACGATGCCTTGGCCCGGACCATCCTGTCCGTTGCGCGTGGACTCGCCGCGGAAGCCTCCGCCACACCGTCCGCAGAACCCGCCGCCGTCGGAAAGAACTGA
- a CDS encoding GNAT family N-acetyltransferase produces the protein MTAEPELRQLSVATEPIGARPSDHVPRPLDPASLTVLNLPMHDPRVRPLLDELAVEYDTRYGDLFGRKAAADELNRYPADEFEGPAGALLLVQEQGKSVAGGAFRRYDPRTAELKRIWTHSGHRRRGLGRLVLAELEALAAARGYTRLYLTTGPRQPEAKHLYLSAGYRPQFDLAADPGTLKFLAFTKDLPQIAPASAPN, from the coding sequence GTGACTGCTGAACCTGAACTCAGGCAACTGTCCGTGGCCACCGAACCCATCGGGGCAAGGCCCTCGGACCATGTGCCCCGGCCGCTTGACCCGGCCTCGCTGACGGTCCTGAACCTGCCCATGCACGATCCGCGGGTCCGGCCGCTGCTGGATGAACTCGCCGTCGAGTACGACACCCGCTACGGCGACCTCTTTGGCCGGAAAGCTGCGGCCGATGAACTGAACCGCTACCCGGCGGACGAATTCGAGGGACCAGCCGGTGCCCTGCTGCTGGTCCAGGAGCAGGGGAAATCCGTGGCCGGCGGCGCCTTCCGCCGCTATGATCCCAGGACTGCGGAACTGAAGCGGATCTGGACGCACTCGGGGCATCGCCGTCGCGGTTTGGGGAGGCTGGTGCTGGCGGAACTGGAAGCCCTGGCCGCTGCGCGCGGCTACACAAGGCTCTACCTCACCACCGGTCCCCGGCAGCCTGAGGCCAAGCACCTTTACCTCAGTGCCGGCTACCGGCCGCAGTTCGACCTTGCCGCCGATCCTGGGACGCTGAAGTTCCTGGCATTCACGAAGGACCTGCCTCAAATTGCGCCCGCGTCCGCGCCGAACTGA
- a CDS encoding helicase HerA-like domain-containing protein — translation MANKTTAEKLATLQKGYTLEGATIELGAAIVDGEVHKDAPVRLPLSMMNRHGLVAGATGTGKTVTLHMMAEQLSTAGVPVFLADIKGDLSGLATAAVGSEKLTARTEGIGQPWQGKTFPVEFLALGGDGNGVPVRATVSSFGPILLSRIMELNDTQESSLQLVFYFADKNGLELIDLKDLRAVIQFLTSAEGKDQLEELGGLSKATAGVILRELVSLEAQGLERFFGEPEFDTAELLRTSPDGRGVITCLELPTLQTKPMLFSTFLMWLLADLFEDLPEAGDLDKPKLVFFLDEAHLLFNDASKAFLEAITTTVRLIRSKGVGIFFVTQTPKDVPADVLGQLANRVQHALRAFTPEDAKALKATVSTFPLSDYDLEETLTSAGIGEAVITVMNEKGAPTPVALTRLRAPESVMGPSDEALVRSTVAASALLAKYGTAVDNPSAFEKLSGKAAAPTGPAAQGGVAAPGTTVQGGGVQGGGGGSLDVDAEARRIEEEILGRPSSRPAASGDGKRRTRAEEPREPRPETRDSMMGDLGGALGGALGGGLKSMARSIGTQLGRELLRGVFGTSSRRRRR, via the coding sequence ATGGCCAACAAAACCACAGCAGAGAAGCTTGCCACCCTCCAGAAGGGCTACACACTGGAAGGGGCCACCATCGAGCTGGGAGCCGCGATTGTGGACGGCGAGGTCCACAAGGACGCGCCGGTGCGCTTGCCGCTTTCCATGATGAACCGGCACGGCCTGGTGGCGGGCGCCACCGGCACGGGCAAGACCGTCACGCTGCACATGATGGCCGAGCAGCTCTCCACCGCCGGCGTGCCGGTCTTCCTGGCCGATATCAAGGGCGACCTCTCCGGGCTGGCCACCGCCGCCGTCGGAAGTGAAAAGCTCACCGCCCGCACGGAGGGCATCGGGCAGCCGTGGCAGGGGAAGACGTTCCCGGTGGAGTTCCTGGCGCTGGGCGGCGACGGCAACGGCGTCCCCGTGCGGGCCACGGTGTCCTCCTTTGGGCCCATCCTGCTCTCCCGGATCATGGAGCTGAATGACACGCAGGAATCCAGCCTGCAGCTGGTCTTCTATTTCGCGGACAAGAACGGCCTGGAACTCATCGACCTGAAGGACCTCCGGGCGGTGATCCAGTTCCTGACCTCGGCCGAAGGCAAGGACCAGCTGGAGGAGCTCGGCGGGCTGTCCAAGGCGACCGCCGGGGTGATCCTGCGCGAGCTTGTGAGCCTTGAGGCGCAGGGACTGGAAAGGTTCTTTGGCGAACCCGAGTTTGATACCGCGGAGCTGCTGCGGACTTCCCCGGACGGCCGCGGTGTGATCACCTGCCTGGAGCTGCCCACGCTGCAGACCAAGCCCATGCTGTTCTCCACCTTCCTGATGTGGCTGCTGGCGGATCTCTTCGAGGACCTCCCCGAAGCGGGGGACCTGGACAAACCCAAGCTGGTGTTCTTCCTGGACGAAGCGCACCTCCTGTTCAACGACGCATCCAAGGCATTCCTGGAAGCCATCACCACCACTGTCCGGCTTATCCGGTCCAAGGGCGTGGGGATCTTCTTTGTCACCCAGACCCCCAAGGACGTTCCCGCGGATGTCCTTGGCCAGCTCGCCAACCGCGTGCAGCATGCCCTCCGCGCGTTCACCCCGGAGGACGCCAAGGCCCTGAAGGCCACGGTGTCCACGTTCCCGCTCAGCGACTACGACCTCGAGGAAACACTGACGTCCGCCGGCATCGGTGAGGCCGTGATCACTGTCATGAATGAGAAGGGCGCCCCCACTCCCGTGGCGCTGACCCGCCTGCGGGCCCCGGAGTCGGTGATGGGTCCGAGCGACGAGGCCCTGGTCCGCAGCACCGTGGCGGCGTCAGCCCTGCTGGCCAAGTACGGAACGGCGGTGGACAACCCGTCGGCCTTCGAAAAGCTTTCCGGGAAGGCTGCCGCTCCCACAGGGCCGGCTGCCCAGGGCGGAGTGGCGGCACCGGGCACCACTGTTCAAGGCGGCGGGGTTCAGGGCGGCGGGGGCGGCAGCCTGGACGTTGACGCCGAGGCGCGCCGGATCGAGGAAGAAATCCTCGGCCGGCCCAGCAGCCGGCCGGCGGCTTCCGGGGACGGCAAACGCCGCACCCGCGCCGAAGAACCGCGGGAACCACGGCCCGAGACGCGCGACTCGATGATGGGGGACCTGGGCGGCGCGCTGGGCGGGGCCCTGGGGGGCGGCCTGAAGAGCATGGCCAGGTCCATCGGCACGCAGCTCGGGCGGGAGCTGCTGCGCGGGGTGTTCGGCACGTCGTCCCGGCGCCGCCGCCGCTGA
- a CDS encoding type IV toxin-antitoxin system AbiEi family antitoxin domain-containing protein, which translates to MDPTEILRSAGGVSLRRDVLAEGATDAELRRAVRSGQVLRLERGLLAVAEADAELVAAGRARGLITCVSAAPAYGLWQLRSPARPHYWQSNGRRSVRCVSHRTDLTQQPRHRTLAALPDVLLHALLCLPELESLVMVECAYNRGDIDLSYLLRHLDGPRCGKARNVVSRIDRGAGSLLETLARVLFRDAGILTETQVWLDGIGRVDFLLEGFLIVEIDGLAFHREARQFKKDRRRDNSAILQGLPVLRFFYDDVVHSPESVLAQVREVLARGSLRWPQPHWPGYSPSWRHNGR; encoded by the coding sequence ATGGACCCAACGGAAATCCTCAGATCAGCTGGGGGAGTGTCGCTGCGGCGGGATGTGCTGGCCGAAGGTGCCACAGATGCCGAGCTTCGCCGGGCGGTCCGCAGTGGCCAGGTGCTTCGGCTGGAGCGGGGCCTCCTGGCCGTGGCGGAAGCAGACGCGGAACTCGTGGCGGCTGGACGGGCACGCGGCCTGATCACATGCGTTTCGGCTGCCCCGGCATACGGCCTGTGGCAGCTCCGGTCCCCTGCCAGGCCGCACTACTGGCAGAGCAACGGCCGAAGGTCAGTACGGTGTGTCAGCCACCGTACTGACCTGACGCAGCAGCCCCGGCACCGGACGCTTGCAGCACTTCCAGATGTCCTGCTGCATGCCCTGCTATGCCTCCCGGAACTTGAGTCCCTGGTGATGGTGGAGTGTGCCTACAACCGCGGCGACATCGATCTGTCGTATCTGCTCCGCCACCTGGACGGCCCACGGTGCGGCAAGGCGCGGAATGTGGTGTCCAGGATTGACCGGGGCGCGGGCTCCCTGCTCGAAACCCTGGCCCGAGTGCTGTTCCGGGATGCCGGCATCCTGACCGAGACCCAAGTGTGGCTCGATGGCATCGGTCGTGTGGACTTCCTGTTGGAGGGGTTCCTCATAGTGGAGATTGACGGGCTCGCCTTCCATCGTGAGGCCAGGCAGTTCAAGAAGGACCGTCGCAGGGACAACTCTGCAATACTGCAGGGCCTCCCGGTGCTGCGATTCTTCTACGACGACGTGGTTCACTCGCCCGAATCTGTCTTGGCGCAGGTCCGCGAGGTCCTTGCCCGGGGATCGCTGCGGTGGCCGCAACCACACTGGCCCGGTTATTCGCCCAGCTGGCGCCACAACGGCCGGTAA
- a CDS encoding NHL domain-containing thioredoxin family protein, giving the protein MSETVRTHLRVRASELVGRNWLNTGGKSLDLEALRGKIVLLDFWTFCCINCLHVLDELRPLEEQYSDVLVTVGVHSPKFEHEADPVALAAAVERYEIHHPVLDDPELETWKAYTARAWPTLVVIDPEGYIVAHLSGEGHADGLAVLIPELIAQHEAKGTLHRGSGPYVAPEPTSGTLRFPGKALFLPPGRGSASEGMSDGGTAAGAAAAGSAASKGSWLVTDTGHHRLVELGTDFHTVLGTFGSGTRGHSDGPAAGDAAVAQFNEPQGLVLLPEDVAAKAGYDVVIADSVNHRLRGLSLADGKASTLAGSGVQRLLEAGPARVDEDAAGFTGQLGGHPLDVALSSPWDVVWSRKLNAVVIAMAGTHQIFSFDPLTGSVAIVAGNGLEGLLDGAPHEAWFAQPSGLAEDADGNIWVADSETSALRKLVIDDDGRVAVESAIGKGLFDFGFRDGPAAEARLQHPLGVTVLPDGSVAIADTYNGAVRRYDPASGTVSTLARGLLEPSDVIVDHTHSAGSEPLLVVVEANKHQVVFVPIPKEAQQVDEGAVQTHRPKSPVAPGPLELTVRFTAPTGQKLDDRWGDPTQLKISSTPPELLVAGGGTSVGLQRTLELSPDVAEGVLHITARAAACDGPETEDGEIPDHAACHLYQQDWGIPVVLQGDGDTELVLDLRGMD; this is encoded by the coding sequence ATGAGCGAAACCGTACGCACCCACCTCCGGGTCCGAGCCTCCGAACTGGTGGGCCGTAACTGGTTGAACACCGGCGGCAAGTCACTGGACCTTGAAGCCCTCCGCGGCAAGATCGTGTTGCTGGACTTCTGGACCTTCTGCTGCATCAACTGCCTGCACGTCCTGGACGAGCTGCGCCCGCTCGAGGAGCAGTACTCCGACGTCCTGGTGACTGTGGGCGTCCACTCGCCCAAGTTCGAGCACGAGGCCGATCCGGTGGCGCTGGCCGCCGCCGTGGAACGCTACGAGATCCACCACCCGGTCCTGGACGATCCGGAGCTGGAGACCTGGAAGGCCTACACCGCCCGCGCCTGGCCCACCCTGGTGGTCATCGATCCCGAGGGCTACATCGTGGCGCACCTCTCCGGCGAAGGCCACGCGGACGGCTTGGCCGTGCTGATTCCCGAGCTCATCGCCCAACACGAGGCCAAGGGGACCCTGCACCGCGGTTCCGGCCCGTACGTGGCGCCGGAGCCGACGTCCGGCACCCTGCGCTTCCCCGGCAAGGCGCTTTTCCTTCCGCCGGGCCGCGGTTCGGCTTCAGAGGGAATGTCCGACGGCGGTACTGCGGCGGGTGCCGCGGCCGCCGGTTCCGCAGCAAGCAAGGGCTCGTGGCTGGTCACCGATACCGGCCACCACCGGCTGGTGGAGCTGGGCACCGACTTCCACACCGTCCTGGGCACCTTCGGCTCCGGCACCCGTGGCCACTCCGACGGTCCGGCTGCCGGGGACGCTGCCGTGGCCCAATTCAACGAACCCCAAGGCCTGGTCCTGCTTCCGGAAGACGTGGCAGCCAAGGCAGGTTACGACGTCGTTATTGCTGACTCCGTCAACCACCGGCTCCGCGGGCTGTCCCTCGCGGACGGCAAGGCTTCAACCCTGGCGGGCAGCGGTGTCCAGCGGCTGCTGGAGGCGGGGCCCGCGCGCGTGGACGAGGACGCTGCGGGCTTCACAGGCCAGCTCGGCGGGCACCCGCTTGATGTTGCCCTGAGCTCGCCGTGGGACGTTGTCTGGTCGCGCAAGCTCAACGCCGTGGTGATCGCCATGGCCGGGACGCACCAGATCTTCAGCTTCGATCCCCTCACCGGCTCTGTGGCCATCGTGGCCGGCAACGGACTGGAGGGCCTGCTGGACGGTGCCCCGCACGAGGCCTGGTTCGCCCAGCCCTCCGGTCTGGCAGAGGACGCGGACGGGAATATCTGGGTGGCCGACTCCGAGACGTCCGCCCTCCGCAAGCTGGTGATTGACGACGACGGCCGCGTCGCCGTGGAGTCCGCCATCGGCAAGGGACTGTTCGACTTCGGCTTCCGCGACGGCCCGGCCGCGGAAGCCCGGCTGCAGCACCCGCTGGGGGTTACGGTCCTGCCGGACGGATCCGTGGCGATCGCGGACACCTACAACGGTGCCGTCCGCCGCTACGATCCCGCCTCCGGCACGGTGTCAACCCTCGCGCGAGGCCTCCTGGAGCCGTCCGACGTGATCGTGGACCACACGCACTCGGCCGGTTCCGAGCCGCTGCTGGTGGTGGTGGAGGCCAACAAGCACCAGGTGGTGTTCGTTCCCATCCCCAAGGAAGCCCAGCAGGTGGACGAAGGCGCGGTCCAGACCCACCGGCCCAAGAGCCCGGTCGCCCCCGGCCCCCTTGAGCTGACTGTCCGCTTCACGGCCCCCACCGGCCAGAAGCTCGATGACCGCTGGGGCGATCCCACGCAGCTGAAGATCTCCTCCACCCCGCCGGAACTCCTGGTGGCAGGCGGCGGAACCTCCGTTGGGCTGCAGCGGACGCTGGAGCTTTCGCCCGATGTAGCCGAGGGCGTCCTGCACATCACTGCCCGGGCTGCTGCCTGTGACGGCCCGGAGACCGAGGACGGCGAGATCCCCGACCACGCCGCCTGCCACCTCTACCAGCAGGACTGGGGCATCCCCGTGGTGCTGCAGGGTGACGGCGACACCGAGCTGGTCCTGGACCTCCGCGGGATGGACTGA
- a CDS encoding cytochrome c oxidase assembly protein, with product MVSSAAKPRSTQPPSVPGKGARGNGAPARDGGALGISRAWQLAGLAALFLGLAAALIFSGAADARAVSDPGTLVRWGLPISKAIHNVSLATVIGGLVFAVGILPRNAGPRSRGKEGTEVPEHPAFSRALAVASVAGAAWTLSAIAVLVLTYSDVAGQGLSGDAQFTQALVYFMTDIETGRAWLAVTIIAAVVTTALFGVRSLGGLALTLVLALVGLVPTALIGHSSSSSDHEGAINSLGLHLVGVSTWVGGIIMLALLSGILTGPKAATATDITKPTLRRFSSLAGFAFVLVLASGIINASIRVTNWADLFGSPYGQLILAKAMATLVLGGIGFMHRQWVIPQLSRKGSTMSSRRVLWQLVLAEFLVMGATSGVAVALGRSAPPEPTTFAPDATPAFILTGYELPPELTPERWLTEWRLDWLWIAVALFGLVSYFLGVAKIHRRGDKWQWFRAVNWVIGLLVLTYITSGPPSVYGRVLFSAHMVDHMALTMVAPIFLVLGAPVTLALKALTPRRDGSRGAREWLLVFVHSKFSQLVTHPIFAAANFAGSIVLFYYSDLFGFAMREHVGHELMIVHFLLTGYIFILSMIGTDPLPLRAPYPMRLLLLLATMGFHAFFGVAIMGGDNLLAADYFGNLGRAWGDSALADQQKGGAVAWGIGEVPTLLVAIGVAIMWSRSDQRETKRVDRAADRNNDADLTAYNDMFAKLAERDAKLAERNKLEGR from the coding sequence ATGGTGTCTTCTGCCGCAAAACCCCGTTCCACCCAGCCCCCATCCGTGCCCGGCAAGGGAGCGCGGGGAAACGGTGCGCCAGCGAGGGACGGCGGTGCACTGGGGATCTCCCGGGCCTGGCAACTGGCCGGGCTGGCAGCCCTGTTCCTGGGCCTGGCAGCGGCGCTTATCTTTTCCGGAGCGGCGGACGCCAGGGCCGTCTCCGATCCCGGCACCCTTGTGCGCTGGGGCCTCCCCATCAGCAAGGCAATCCACAACGTATCGCTGGCCACAGTCATTGGCGGCCTGGTCTTCGCCGTCGGCATCCTGCCCAGGAACGCGGGGCCCCGCAGCCGGGGCAAAGAGGGCACCGAGGTGCCCGAACACCCAGCCTTCAGCCGTGCCCTGGCCGTAGCCTCCGTCGCTGGTGCAGCGTGGACGTTGTCCGCTATCGCGGTCCTGGTACTCACCTACTCCGATGTTGCCGGACAGGGCCTTTCCGGCGACGCGCAGTTCACCCAGGCGCTGGTCTACTTCATGACGGACATCGAGACGGGCCGGGCCTGGCTGGCTGTCACCATCATCGCCGCGGTCGTGACAACTGCCCTGTTTGGGGTGAGGTCACTCGGCGGCCTGGCCCTGACGCTGGTCCTCGCGCTGGTGGGCCTGGTACCCACCGCCCTGATCGGCCACTCCTCAAGCTCGTCGGACCATGAAGGCGCCATCAACTCGCTGGGCCTGCACCTGGTGGGGGTCAGCACCTGGGTGGGCGGCATCATCATGCTGGCCCTGCTGTCCGGCATCCTCACCGGCCCCAAAGCCGCAACCGCCACCGACATCACTAAACCGACGCTGCGCCGGTTCTCCTCGCTGGCCGGTTTTGCTTTCGTGCTGGTGCTCGCGTCCGGCATCATCAACGCCAGCATCCGGGTGACCAACTGGGCCGACCTCTTCGGGTCCCCTTACGGCCAGCTCATCCTGGCCAAAGCGATGGCCACCCTGGTCCTGGGCGGGATCGGGTTCATGCACCGGCAGTGGGTGATCCCGCAGCTGAGCCGAAAGGGCTCCACCATGTCTTCCCGGCGGGTCCTCTGGCAGCTGGTCCTTGCGGAGTTCCTGGTGATGGGAGCAACGTCCGGTGTCGCCGTCGCGCTCGGCAGGTCCGCCCCGCCGGAGCCCACCACCTTCGCGCCCGATGCCACGCCCGCCTTCATCCTCACCGGGTACGAGCTTCCCCCGGAACTGACTCCCGAGCGCTGGCTCACCGAGTGGCGCCTGGACTGGCTCTGGATCGCCGTGGCGCTGTTCGGCCTCGTGTCCTACTTCCTCGGCGTTGCCAAGATCCACCGGCGCGGCGACAAGTGGCAGTGGTTCCGGGCCGTGAACTGGGTCATTGGCCTGCTGGTGCTCACCTACATCACGTCAGGGCCGCCGTCGGTCTATGGGCGCGTCCTGTTCTCCGCGCACATGGTGGACCACATGGCGCTGACCATGGTGGCGCCGATCTTCCTGGTGCTGGGCGCGCCGGTGACGCTGGCCCTCAAAGCATTGACTCCCCGCAGGGACGGTTCCCGCGGGGCGCGTGAGTGGCTGCTGGTGTTCGTCCACTCGAAGTTCTCGCAGCTGGTCACCCACCCGATCTTCGCCGCCGCCAACTTTGCCGGCTCGATTGTGCTGTTCTACTACTCGGACCTGTTCGGCTTCGCCATGCGCGAGCACGTGGGCCACGAGCTGATGATTGTGCACTTCCTGCTGACCGGATACATCTTCATCCTGAGCATGATCGGCACCGACCCGCTGCCGCTCAGGGCACCGTACCCCATGCGGCTCCTCCTGCTCCTGGCCACCATGGGCTTCCACGCCTTCTTCGGTGTGGCCATCATGGGCGGGGACAACCTCCTGGCCGCGGACTACTTCGGGAACCTGGGCCGGGCGTGGGGCGATTCCGCGCTGGCCGACCAGCAGAAGGGGGGCGCCGTGGCCTGGGGCATCGGGGAAGTGCCCACGCTGCTGGTGGCGATCGGCGTCGCCATCATGTGGTCCCGGTCCGACCAGCGTGAGACCAAACGGGTGGACCGGGCGGCGGACAGGAATAACGACGCCGATCTCACCGCTTACAACGATATGTTTGCCAAGTTGGCTGAACGCGATGCCAAGCTGGCTGAACGAAACAAGCTGGAAGGACGCTGA
- a CDS encoding HU family DNA-binding protein, with protein sequence MAKNRSELVAEVAGKAGTSQAAVNSVLDALFEVFETSVAAGEKITIPGWLAVERTDRAARTGRNPQTGETIQIAAGHSVKLTAGSKLKAAVSNKK encoded by the coding sequence ATGGCTAAGAACCGTAGTGAACTTGTTGCAGAGGTAGCGGGCAAGGCCGGCACCAGCCAGGCAGCCGTCAACTCCGTCCTCGACGCACTGTTCGAGGTTTTCGAGACTTCTGTCGCCGCGGGCGAGAAGATCACCATCCCGGGCTGGCTCGCCGTCGAGCGCACCGACCGTGCAGCTCGCACCGGCCGCAACCCGCAGACGGGTGAGACCATTCAGATCGCAGCAGGCCACAGCGTCAAGCTGACCGCGGGCTCCAAGCTGAAGGCTGCAGTCTCCAACAAGAAGTAA